Within the Cotesia glomerata isolate CgM1 linkage group LG6, MPM_Cglom_v2.3, whole genome shotgun sequence genome, the region attaatttttgaatttattattactagcaaccttgcagtcactacgtgacttccgtgacttgtgaactataaataaagaaaattttttttattaaataatgaattttgttaaattgcacggtactttcttaaatattgactattttgtagatataagctcatttctaTGTTTCattcatcaaaagctttcaattgagtacccacatgcattttttatatattttttcatgtatacatataaatatatatatatatatacataatatatatttaaaagatataagctcatcatgatgttacactcatcaagagctttcatttgtgtacccacatgcatttttgatatatttttcatatatacatatatataatatatataaatatgtaaaatataagaaaaattgatgtgggtactcgaatgaaaggtctcgatgagtgtaacatcgggatgagcttatatctttaaaaatctcaatagttcacaagatacaagctaatttcttaattattgacattttttaagatatttatttatttttatgttacattcatcgagacctttcattcaagtacTCACatagcattttttatatattttatatatatggtatttgtgatataaataaatatataaaatatatgaaaaattgatgtgggtactcaaatgaaaggtctcaatgaatATAACCttagaatgagcttatatctttaaaaatgccaatagtTCTCAtaatacaatgtcattttttatgatataaactcatttttatattacacttatcgagacctttcatttgagtaccttcatgtatttttcgtatattttatatatttatatatttcataaaaactatatatgtaaaatataacaaaaatgccatgtgggtacttgaatgaaaggtctcgatgagtgtaacttcagaatgagcttatatcataaaaaatgtcaatagttctcaaaatacaatgtcatttcttaattattgacatttttcatgacataaactcatttttaagttacactcatcgagaccttttattcaagtacccacatggcattttttatatattttatatatatatatatatatagaatttgtgaaatatatatatatataaaatatatgaaaaattgatgtgggtactcaaatgaaaggtcttgatgagtctaacatcaggatgagcttatatttttaaaaatatcaatagttctcaaaatacaaggtaatttcttaactatgcAGCCttaatacttattataaattgataaaaaacccattttatcatataaatacactggccacaaaattttgcttattctcttaataacaattattattagaatttttttgaataataataacaataataataataatgtcaaCAGATTTTAAAGCTATCAAACAAACACCGAAAGTCTTtgtataaacaaaatttattgtcaCTTAGAAATAGCCGCCACACAAGAAGTGACAATATCAGGCGGATCTTTTATTTTGTCTCAACACTTAAAATACCCCCTGGTGTTGTCGTCCCTAAGACGTTAAataaagatatatatataatatattatttaatccaaaaatgacaaaattacAAACTTAAAGTGAGCGGTACCTCTTTGTCGCGTTATCTAAATATCCACCATTGACTTTCTTTTTTCTACGAAATACGAATTAATTCATCAGCCGGGTGGTCTTGTACCTATCACCTGCATTAACTAAACTCCACCTTTAAATTTTCGGCTTCGTCTTTTCGACTTTAACTTAAATCTCCCGCCAAAGAACCGCGATTCTACTCTATTTAGtaacaagaaattattttttttttttttttttgttaaattaaaattattcttggatatttattaacagaaaGGCTCAGCCTTCTTCAAAGATCCTGTTCAATTATTGGCTCAGGAAATATAACACTATCTTCTTCGGTGGCTTCGGCAATTGCTGCCGGCAATAGCGGCGGTCAAGTACAACTCTGGCAATTTCTTCTTGAGTTACTCGCGGATTCGGGGAACGCAAGTTGCATCACTTGGGAAGGCACTAATGGAGAGTTTAAACTTACTGATCCTGATGAGGTTGCTAGAAGATGGGGAGAACGCAAGAGCAAGCCTAATATGAACTATGATAAATTGTCGAGAGCGCTCAGgtaatgacaattttttttttttaaattaaagttttgatttattaaataatgacttttgttaaattgcactgtactttcgtaaatattgacatttataaaaaaataagctcatcccgatgttacactcattgagacctttcatttgagtacccacatggcattttttatatattttatatatatggtatttgtgaaatatataaatatataaaatatatgaaaaattgatgtgggtactcaaatgaaaagtctcgatgagtatattgtcgagatgagcttatatctttaaaaatgtcgagttccaaagatataaggtcatttcttaattattgacattttttatgatatacgcatttttaaattacactcatcaagagctttcatttaagtacccaaatgcatttttgatatatttttcatgtatacatatacataatatatataaatatatgaaaaattgatgtgggtactcaaatgaaaggtctcgatgagtgtaacgtcgggatgagcttgtatctcaaaaaatgtcaatagttcacaagatacaatgtcatttcttaattatcgacattttttaagatataaactcatttttatattacacttatcgtgacctttcatttgagtacccacatgtatttttaatatatttttcatatatacatatatatatgatatacataaatatataaaatatatgaaaaattgatgtaggtactcaaatgaaaggtctcattAACTGTGACCtcaagatgagtttatatctttgaaaatgtcaatatttcccAAGATCccatgtcatttcttaattaatgacatttttcaagatataaactcatttttaatgttacactcatcaagacctttcatttaagtacctacatggcatttttcatatattttgtatatatggtatttgtgaaatatataaacatataaaatatatgaaaaattgatgtgggtactcaaatgaaaggtctcgatgagtgtaatctcagaatgagcttatatctttaataatgtcaatagttcacaagatataaggggatttcttaattattgacattttttaagatataagctcaccccgacattactttcatcgagacctttcatttgagtacccacataaatttttcatatattttatatatttatatattccacaaatactatatatataaaatatataaaaaatgccatgtgggtactcaaatgaaaggtctcgatgaatataacatcaagatgagcttatatctttaaatatctcaatatttcacaagatacaacgtaatttcttaattacatcCCTAGAGATATTTtcgcagcctaaatacttataataaattgccTATCAATTATGAAACCTTAAAAGTCACTTTTTCAACAAACcatccaaaaaaataaaccttCCAGGTATTACTACGACAAGAACATAATGACAAAAGTCCACGGAAAAAGATATGCTTACAAATTCGACTTCAACGGGTTACTATGCCAAACGCAGGCAGGAGTCTCCCTGGAATCCTCACCTTCTTCATCATACTCCGGAACTCAGTACCAACATTACTGGACATACTCTCGATACTCaccttgaataaaaatttttatattaaaaaaataaatcttaaaaaaaagaataagtAACCATTAATTTATTCCTTGATtacaaaaaatcttcaaaaattaatttaaattaatatctatTATAGCCGCGTTGACCTCGGTCACCCCACCCACGACCTCTGAAGCCACCCCTGCCTCCAAACCCACCTCTAGGTCCGCCACGGTAGTTGTCATCTCTCGCAAATTTATTCGGAGGTCCTGAGAAGCCAGTAGAGTGTCCACGAGGCGGTCGCCGGGACTGGAAGCCTCCTCCAGTGATAGCGTCCATCTCAAAGCGACCCGCGTTCATTCCACAGAGCTCCTTGATCGTCGCCAGGACCTTGTCTTCAATTGGACTCAACTCCAAGATGCTCTCCGGGTCCTTCGCTGCGCGAACGACCAAACTCTCCAAAGCAGGTCTTAAAGCAACAATCGCCGCAGCTTGCTCGGGATTCATCTCCAGGTTGATCCAATTGTCCAACCTAATGACGTTGTCTATAAATTCAACCTTCCTGGAGCCGAATAACAGAAGATGGATCGGTGATACCATCGTCAGCTGCTTGCAAGACACAGCTCGGGTTCGGATCTTCTCGCCAAAGACAAAAAATGGGTACGGAAAAGTCTGCTCAAAGTTGCTGCAGTTCACCGAGGTCTTGTGGATCAAAGCGTCTCTTGATTCTGTGGTTAGAACCTTGCGCTTTTCTTTGTGGTAGCAGACATTTGGGTACAGACCCATGCACAGAAGCGCTGTGATGGTGTCCAGTCGAACGTCTGCGCCTGCTTGGTAGTTTAATGGAGTCGGGCATAAAGTTTCTTCAGGGAAACCGGTGGTTTGTAAGAGACCCTGGAGCTGGTTTTTTGCCTCCCAGGTTACACGGAGAGTTGGTAGGCTTAGACctgaaattagaaaatttttatttatttaataataatatattatgtttaaagaatagataaaaaattatttgaagtaattttaaaattttattttgagaaaattggaatttttttttaaaactagtgGAATTATCTACTTAAATTTCGTTAAAAtagacttaaaaaataattattcaagtttttattgcaaaaaattggTTTATAAAAGGCTAATTCATCggaaatcattaaaaaaaagagatTTTCAATAGGATTCGACAAAATGGCGGCTGTAATTCCCGCGCCACAAAATGGCGGAAATACCAAGCgcgggaaatttaaaaatgatttggaaaatatattttataaaatgacaCTTAAGGAGATTCACGcagtcaaattttaaaaactagtagaattatttatttaaattttttttagaaaaaaaaatttaattacttgtttgttaaaatagattaaataaataattatttaagtttttattgcATAAACTTGGTTTATAAAAGGCTAATTcattagaaattataaaaagaaagaTTGTTTAACAGTATTCGACAAAATGGCGGCTGCAATTCCCGCTCCACAAAATGGCGGCTAATTTAGAAATGActtgaagaatttattttaaaaagtgacgcttaaggagatccacgcgaagaagtaaaatttaaaaaactaatggaattatcaatttaaattaaaaaaaaaaaatttattacttggtTGTTAGaatagattaaataaataattattcaaatttgtaTTGCATAAAATCGGTTTATAGAAGGATAATTCATgagaaatcataaaaaaaaaaagagatttTCAATAGGATTCGGCAAAATGGCGGCTGCAATTCCCGCGCTATAAAATGGCGACTAACACCAAGCGcggcaaatttaaaaatattttagagagtttattttaataagtaacacttattaaggagatccacgcgaagtagtcaaatttttgaaacttactgaaaatttgtaagtttAATCTACatagcctaataattaataaaaaaaattgacaattaaaaattttgaaaattaaaaaatgcaattttaaaaaaaaaattttttagaattacattaaagttagcagccacttaacaatttttgaaaacgattgaccctgaaggcaatccctgcaacttccagCTAATTCTATACCTAGGAGcctaaaattgtacttatggcgtttttgagctcttcgagcaaATTAAAACAAACCTTTAGAGTCGCAGAAAGCTTGCTCAGCATACTCTCCTCCTCCACGAGCTTCCTCCCAGCATTGAAAAGCATGTAGCATAGCAACATGGTCGCTGTATCTAGCACCAGCGAACCACTTCTGCTGAGCAGAGAGTCTCCTCATATCAGGACCCATGTTGTAGACCTCCGGGAAGGTGGTACTGTTGGCCGCCATTGTTGATAGAGCATCTCCAACTCTTAGCATGCAGCCCATGATCATCATCTTGCCGAGTCTAGGTTCAATAGGCAGCCGCGCAAGGATTTTCCCCAGAGGAGTTAGTTCGTCATTGGAGTCCAAGCACTTCATCTCCCGGAGCATAACCTCAGCCTCTATCACCGCGTCAATTGGAGGCGGCTCGATTGCTTTTGACAGGAACTTCCCGATAGAGCCGAGGTTCAGCAGCTTGATGCTTAAAGCAAGCTCATGCAGAGGCGTCCGGAACATTTCTGGAGTCATGTGCTGCTCCATCTTGGTGAACCTGGCTTTGGAGCACAGATGGAAGCAAAAACCGGGTTTGACACGTCCAGCTCGACCCATTCGCTGCTCCAGGTTGGTCTTGCTCGCCCAGACTGTAGCGTAGTTTGTCATGTTGTTGTGAGAAGTGAAGAGCTTCATCTTGGCTTTGCAGGAGTCTATTACGTAGACTACGTCGTTGATTGTGATTGAAGTTTCTGCGATGTTTGTTGAGAGAATtacctgaaaaataaaaaaaaaaatataaaagttagtttataaatattttttgtaggttcttataattattatagattTCTTTTGAAATctcctagtgtaaagaatgtctataaaaaaaaaaaaaaaaaaaatagaaagttTAGATGAATAATTTGCTTCTACAGGTGATgggtattttttttagattccttaaagtaaaaatagatgagattaaaaatttactttttagtcAACAAGATTATTAattgagtcaaaataatattttattaagtattttttatattttttaattttcaaatttgccGCGCTTGGTATtagccgccattttgtcaaataCCATTGAAAATctctttttttaatgatttctaATGAATTAGccttttataaaacaattttacgcaataaaaacttgaataattatttttcaagtctATTTTAACAagcaagtaataaattttttattctaaaaaaaatttaaattaataatcccactagttttaaaaatttgactactttAAGTAGATCTTAAGTGtaacttttcaaaataaattttctataagtcatttttaaatttgccgCTTTTAGTATTAGCCGCCATTTTGTGGCGCGGGAATTGCAGCCGCCATTTTGTCGAATCCTATCCAAAATctctttttttaatgatttctaATGAATTAGCCTTTTATAAACCAATTTTATgcaataaaaacttaaataattattttctaagtcaattttaaccaaaattattatttctaaaagaaaatttattgataattccactagttttaaaaattatattttctcgCGTTATCTCCTTAAgtcactttttaaaataaatccttcacaaatcatttaaaaatttgccgCGCTTGGTATTAGCCGCCATTTTGTAACACGGGAATTGCAGCCGCCATTTTGTCGAATACTATCCACaatctctcttttttttttttaatgatttctaATGAATTAGCCATTTATAAGCCAATTTTATGCAATAAAAACttgaacaattattttgtaagtcaattttttttttctaatacaaaatttaaattgataattccaCTAGTTTTAGAAAGTTTACTTTCTCGCGTCATCTCTTTaagttactttttaaaataaattctctacaaatcattttcaaatttccCGCGTTTGGAATTAGCCGCCATTTTGTGGCACGGGAATAGCAGCCGCCATTTTGTCGAATACTATCTAAAATCTCttttttgtaatgatttttaatgaattagccttttataaatcaattttacgCAAtacaaacttattttttaagtatgttctttttcttaaacaaaatttaaattgataattccactaatttttaaaatttgactcTTTAaactaatataatattaaataaatgtgtTCATTTAATTACCTTGGTAACATCTGGAGAAACTGGTTCAAAAACTTTCCTCTGATCTTCTCTAGGAAGCTGCGAATGCAGCGgaataataacatatttattcCCTCCAAAAACAGGATGCTGTTGCAGATGTTTCATCAgcgcaaaaattaaattccacCCTGGTAGGAACATAAGAACAGCTCCAGGAATTCCTTGCCTCCTGATGTACTCCAGGAGTGCctcaattaattcaaaactAATCTCCTTTTCCGACAATTGGGCCATTGCATTTTTAGTGTGCTCAGAATAATCCGAGCTGACAAACTTGTTCATATTTTCCTCGGGCTCTGCGTCAGGAAGAGTATCATCAGGATCCCTGGACTTGCGCTTCCTGGAGTCCATTGGCGGGACGAAATTGGTCAAATGAACGCAATCCTCCAGGAAATATTGCTGGACTGGGTAAGCACGACCGGGGACTTCAATAACAGGGCACTTGTTGAAGTAATCGCTGAAGAGAGTCGTGTCTATGGTCGCTGACATCAAGATGACCCTCAGGTCGGGGTAAGTGTGGACCATATCACGAAGAAGGACCATTATAAAGTCAGAATTGACGTCTCGCTCGTGGATCTCGTCGACGATCACGTGAGAGACGCCTCGGAGTCCGCCTTCGAGTTTGCGGAGCAAAACTCCAACTGTGCAGAACATTACGCTGCCGTAGGGCCGCGGAAGCTGGGACTCGAATCTAACGCTGTAGCCTACGGACTGGCCTAGAGGCTCGCAGCGTTCCGCTGCTACTCGGTCGGAAACTGAGACCGCGGAAATTCGACGGGGCTGGGTTACTACTATGCTGCAGTAAGCGCCCTGCTCGGAGGCGATGTAGTCGTCCAGGATAAACTGGCAGACTTGGGTGGTCTTTCCGCACCCGGTGTTTCCGCGGATTATTATCACTGGGTTCTCGTTTATTGCTGCCATTATCTCGTTCTTCTTTGCGAAGACTGGGAGAGTGGAGCGCTCTTTCATGCTTTGCTTTAGCGAAGCAtccttgttaaaaaaaaaaaaaaataagaaagttGTAGAGTAATTTAGTGATATTTAAGGTAGTTTGGTCGTCGCAATCCGAGGTcaaattaatagatatttttttttattttttgcaagtgatcactcgaaaaatagcataaaatataaaattatttctaatcagaatttaattgaataaattcaattgataattatggttaaataattataataatataactattaaaatatcaactgACAAGTACTGGGCTGTCacaaaacaataaaaactGTTATAGATTATGTAAGGTCAGTACTTAAAACAGTTGCTCACGGTgttgttttattgtttaaatttgcaaATATTACTTCAATATATTAAATCTGCTATAATTTACGTGAACTTTTAATGTatgtttaataacaatttattttaatgcaaaaaaactttatgattatatttcaatttcaaatttgccgCGCACCGAGAAGTCGCCATTTTTTCCCTAATAAAGATGGGGGAGTAATGTCTCCGACAAACAACAAAGATAGAaaccaatttttgatattaaaaaattaattaaattaaaattatgtggTAAAtcgttatcaaattttgatagaatATGTATGAAACATTGTTCTATCTAttggaaagttttttttattgggtCAAGTTGGCCGATTTTTTATAGATCCTCCATTTCCGGAGTTATTGAACAAAGACACTCATAAGAGATCGTGTATTTTCgcattactttaattaattatatctctTAAACGGTGTGGTAAAcaattctgattttttttctatagatgTATTAAATCACAATCTTtcgaatgaatataaaaaaatatggggTCAAGTTGAAGTCATTTGGCACCCAAACTACCTTAAGCTAgtagccccaattattgactttttgaaggatttttggattatttatagccatgttaattttttaccgtAGCCACGTGAGTAAGTTACGAAACAGGTAATGCAACTGaacagggttcgattcccagtgtcgttaaaataattttttttttttttaatttataattattttatgctagtgttaaatttatttataaataatttataagataaaagccccaattatttaCAGGggtttaaatattgacaccctaaattatttttaaatatatttaatcatctgtaataagaataactatcatataaatttttattaaattctaattaattaaaaaattgaaaaaaattactgtcagttaatattaaatattaattattaaaaaataaagttagcacctTCAAACTcgcttacgagcgtctattttcttaacaactttggttaggaaagcatttttttttaatgctgtttaaattaatttcttcgtctaattatatgatctttttttttttttaattaacaatatatgaaaaatttataaaattgaataatcgaaattaattatatgctttataatatttaaataatgggtgtcaataactagttgataattttcaagttgaatctcatattgacagccagtcgacagcgctatcacgccttttttttactttaatttaaaaaattaactgtaagagtttgaactcttctgattaaataaattatttttaaattaatttttatatttttaatagtaattaatcatttatggaaattattattaataaactttaataatattgattacttgataataagtttggataaataagaataagctgATGATTCTAGGCATGCTTagtataggtgtcaataattggggctaaggtatgtcaataattagatcaatcagctttttaacctgtcaataattggtgtctCCGGAtactctatttaattatttaaaattaattagtaaatatcagtgattatgattttaaaaaaagaaattgattagtaaaaacattacttgagacattaccacaaacaaaattcaacgatattgatatttgattgcttaaaaaaaattaaatcatattGTCTCtaatagtgtcaataattggggcttttacctttgtgaattttaataaaaatagttgtaatagagacatttaaattttttaattacataccTGCAACTGACGCTCCCGTTGGTCCTTCATCATGTCAACAGAAAGAGTATCCAGCGGAGTAGTAGCGAGAGGTCCTTCATCAATGTTACAATTAATCCAAGGGTTCCAATTGGGTTGAGGCGGCGACCAAGAGACTACTCCCGCAGGCTGGGggtttgaagaaataaaatcattCAGCACGTGATCAGTCACCAGAGAAATCCCGGGCTTGGCCTCCGGGTTCTGGGTTCCTGGTTCTATTTTTTCCGGCATAGGAGGGCGGCGAACATCAACGGGCTTCACATCCAAGCCGTTAAGGACTTCGTAGACCTTGTCGATTAGCTCCGGGGAGATTTTCACCGGGTAAGGCTTCATTTGCTGAGTTTCACGGGTCTTTTTCAGAGTTCCTGAGAAAGGCTCGATCACTCCCAAGTGGTACAATTGACGTACTAAAGACAGAGCGCAGCTTTTTGAAGCTGTTTGCTTGTTTGATGCTGTTTCTCGACCGGTTAtgtctgaaatttttatttgaaaaaatattattaataatatttatttatctttaatgacgtttatttattttatttatctttaatgacaaatttagataTTAATTGAGGATAATTTGTTTATGCCTAGAAGGAAATACAGGCTAACAATATTTAGGATTAAAATTTAGAGAAAAATTGCTGGATTAGACTGAACAGccaatgaattaaaaaaaatataaattattaatgatgttTATTTATCCTATTGTTAttctttctttaattttaattaagtaataattttttgttctagtaaataaattttaattcataaaataataaataattataaaatatattaaaataaattttttaattattaaataatgacatttgttaaaatgcactgtactttcttaaatattaacaattttaaagatataagc harbors:
- the LOC123267393 gene encoding ETS domain-containing transcription factor ets-5-like, which gives rise to MELLNKNDPVMVPTNPAEWKSEHVDGWLTWCSRVFSINPAPERSKLPDSGEELINITSDKWGRISGGKILARHLGYLRLQATGVYDHELIQEQTNERLSLLQRSCSIIGSGNITLSSSVASAIAAGNSGGQVQLWQFLLELLADSGNASCITWEGTNGEFKLTDPDEVARRWGERKSKPNMNYDKLSRALRYYYDKNIMTKVHGKRYAYKFDFNGLLCQTQAGVSLESSPSSSYSGTQYQHYWTYSRYSP